Proteins encoded within one genomic window of Fragaria vesca subsp. vesca linkage group LG1, FraVesHawaii_1.0, whole genome shotgun sequence:
- the LOC101312378 gene encoding uncharacterized protein LOC101312378 — translation MYSISKTNNYLCLLSDLFVPPSAIRNILTTNIELQRQHFTTISLQVMTFACIPETCICTLNDTCCCHRSYKLEVRLEDEDGSASAMLMGKSADALFGITCGELVNSGNSDKTIIPEVMKDSKNKYKIWYIGYGTKNDFMVRGVYTDSKETDSEKKEPLTSEKSSSKRKLEAPNESTLNQLPEFSRKTKRVQDTKATPKSNQG, via the exons ATGTACTCCATATCCAAAACCAACAATTACCTTTGCTTGCTCTCCGATTTGTTTGTCCCTCCCTCTGCAATTCGGAATATATTAACCACTAATATTGAGTTACAGAGACAGCACTTCACAACCATATCTTTACAAGTTATGACTTTTGCCTGTATACCAGAAACCTGCATATGTACCCTAAATGACACATGCTGTTGCCACCGCAGTTACAAACTGGAAGTTCGTCTTGAAGATGAAGATGGTTCAGCTTCGGCTATGCTGATGGGCAAGTCAGCTGATGCGCTATTTGGGATAACCTGTGGTGAATTGGTGAATTCCGGAAACAGCGATAAAACCATCATACCAGAAGTTATGAAAGATTCAAAGAACAAATACAAGATATGGTACATTGGGTATGGTACAAAAAATGATTTTATGGTCAGAGGCGTTTACACTGATAGTAAAGAAACTGACTCAGAGAAAAAAGAGCCATTGACCTCAGAAAAGTCTTCTTCAAAGAGAAAACTGGAGGCACCTAATGAAAGCACTTTGAATCAGCTACCGGAATTCTCAAGAAAAACAAAAAG GGTACAAGACACCAAAGCCACTCCAAAATCCAACCAAGGGTAA